tagtatggtgtagggcctccttttgcggccaatacaccgtcagttcgtcttgggaatgacatatacaagtcctgcgcagtggtcagagggattttaagccattcttcttgcaggatagtggccgggtcactacgtgatactggtggaggaaaatgtttcctgactcgctcctccaaaacaccccaaagtggctcaataatatttagatctggtgactgtgcaggccatgggagatgttcaacttcaatttcatgttcatcaaaccaatctttcaccagtcttgctgtgtgtattggtgcattgtcatccagatacacggcaccgccttcaggatacaatgtttgaaccattggatgcacatggtcctcaagaatggttcggtagtccttggcagtgatgcgcccatctagcacaagtattgggccaagggaatgccatgatatggcagcccagaccatcattgatccacccccatgcttcactctgggcatgcaacagtctgggtggtacgcttctttggggcgtctccacaccgtaactctcttggatgtggggaaaacagtaaaggtggactcatcagagaacaatacatgtttcacattgtccacagcccaagatttgcgctccttgcaccattgaaaccaacgtttggcattggcatgagtgaccaaaggtttggctatagcagcccggccgtgtatattgaccctgcggagctcccgacggacagttctggtggaaacaggagagttgaggtgcacatttaattctgccatgatttgggcagccgtggttttatgtttttccgatacaatccgggttagaacccgaacatccctttcagacagcttcctcttacgtccacagttaatcctgttggatgtggttcgtccttcttggtggtatgctgacattaccctggataccgtggctcttgatacatcacaaagacttgctgtcttggtcacagatgcgccagcaagacgtgcaccaacaatttgtcctcttttgaactctggtatgtcacccataatgttgtgtgcatttcaatattttgagcaaaactctgctcttaccctgctaattgaaccttcacactctgctcttactggtgcaatgtgcaatcaatgtagactggctaccaggctggtccaatttagccatgaaacctcccacactaaaatgacaggtgtttcagtttcattgtccaacccctgtatatatatacagtacagaccaaacgtttggacacatcttctcattcaaagagttttctttattttcatgactatgaatattgtagcttcacactgaaggcatcaaaactatgaattaacacatgtggaattatatgctGAACAcaaaattgtgaaacaacttaaaatatgtcttatattctaggttcttcaaagtagccaccttttgctttgattactgctccgcacactcttggcattctgttgatgagcttcaagaggtagtcacctgaaacggttttccaacagtcttgaaggagttcccagagatgcttagcacttgttggcccttttgccttcactctgtggtccagctcaccccaaaccatctcgattgggttcaggtccggtgactgtggaggccaggtcatctggcgcagcaccccatcactctccttcttggtcaaataacccttacagagcctggaggtgtgtttggggtcattgtcctgttgaaaaataaatgatggtccaactaaacgcaaaccggatggaatagcatgccgctgcaagatgctgtggtagccatgctggttcagtatgccttcaattttgaataaatccccaacagtgtcaccagcaaagcacccccacaccatcacaactccgccaccatgcttcacggtgggaaccaggcatgtagagtccatccgattcacacagtctcctcttaacagttgttctagagatgtgtctgttgctagaactctgtgtggcattgacctgttctctaatctgagctgctgttaacctgcaatttctgaggctcgTGACACGGAtaaacttatcgtctgcagcagaggtgactcttggtcttcctttcctggggcggtcctcatgtgagccagtttctttgtagcgcttgatggtttttgcgactgcacttggggacacattcaaagttttcccaattgttcggactgactgaccttcatttcgtaaagtaatgatggccacttgtttttctttacttagctgcttttttcttgccataaaacaaattctaacagtctattcagaaggactatcagctgtgtactgtatccacctcctgcacaacacaactgatggtcccaaccccatttataaggcttgaaatcacacttattaaacctgacagggcacacctgtgaagtgaaaaccatttcaggtgactacctcttgaagctcatcaacagaatgccaagagtgtgtggagcagtaatcaaagcaaaaggtggctactttgaagaacctagaatataagacatattttcagttgtttcacacttttttgttcagtatataattccacatgtgttaattcatagttttgatgccttcagtgtgaagctacaatattcatagtcatgaaaataaagaaaactctttgaatgagaaggtgtgtccaaacttttggtctgtactgtatatatatatatagacatataTAGATATGTATCTTGAAAGATATTTCAAGATACATTGACCTCCTCATTTATTAGTGTCACTGGTATAGAGACATTTATCTTTCATACCAGTAATTCCATATTCTTCCTTCGATTTAATAAGTAATCTAATTGACTAATTTGAATGCTGTGTGCTAAAGGTTGTCTAAGGGGTGACTATTATATTCTTTTACTATGTATAAATGTAAGAGTGGCTGAATAAAGGCACAGATATTTACCTAGATATTTTTAGTCTCCCCCATCAGTTTTAAAGTTGGTTCTATTGATAAGACTGAAATTGGAGATGGACTATTCTTGAATATGTAGCTTGGTTTACTTAGACCTCCACTTCTCTAACTGTAGATCTTTGGGGTATGTAATGCACTTCAGACTCATGAAATCAAAAGACACGTAAAACTGAAACATCCAGGAGCTACAGAACAATGTTCAGGCTGACTGACCTCTGACATACAGTGCCAATGAGATGCTTTTGAGGTGAATAGACCCTTATCTCCATCAAGCAGCAGCCAAAGCAGCAGACATCCACCCTTTGAAAGTAAAATACTTGCCGTCCCTGACAGTCAAAACCCTTCAGGGAGCAAGCCTGAGCTGGAACACAGCACTGGACACGCACGCAAGAGCTCTCTGACAGAATGGGGAGAACAATGAATAGGGAGAATACACTAATGACTTTTGACTCAATTTTCTCATTTTACATTGTAGCTGAATCAAATGAGTACCCtccacaaccacaaacatctgaGACTTGCTACTTCCTGTGGTGATGCTGTAAATCCTACTGGAGACACACTGTGGACCTTCAATGATAGAGCAAGAGTCCCGCTTCAACACAACGAAACGCATAAAGACACAAAATTATAGTCATTGTACAAGGAAAATGTACACCGTCTGTCAGTTTTAGTGTTTTACATGTCAGGAGATGATGATCTGAAAATGACTATTGTTGACCCAGTTTTAAACATCGTTAAGCTATAGTATATAAAAACACTATACAAACTCCATACTATCATTAGCAGAAACAAAGATGGAAAGGCTGTGTGTGAAAATCTAAATCCACTCCATGACTAAATAGCTTGTAAGACCCCTTTTAGCTCTGATATGTAGTATGTATCAGTAGGATTTACACATTTACACATTGCTGTGGTTAATTTGGTCCAGTGCTCTTTACATCATTGTTGGGTTGATACAATCACAATGCTAGACATTTGGTTTGATGTGTGTGGGCAGACATGCTGTTTGATTTGCCCCAGATTTAGTACTTCATGGCCAGAAATGTTGTAGTTCATGAAGATGcatatttgaaaacataaatcTTGCATCCACAGTCGTATTTTAGAGTCCCCTGTCCCCAGGCAACCATTTCAAGGAAGCATACTTGTTTAGTCTTTTTTCCTAATTGTTTGATCACTCAAACACATTTCAAGTTTACTGAGTCTAAGATGTTGCTGTTGGTTTTTGCAGTTTCTTTGTGCAATATAAGGGTTGACTGTGAGGTATTGTGGGACATACTCTACTGAGAAAATTGGGAGATGTCTTAAATGTTTCCCTCTTGTGATAATATGCCTAACTGTGGAATTATGCAAATCAAAATGTTTCTGAATGAACTTATAAACTTTCACTGACAATCAGCAGCAATAGCTTCTTCAAGCTCATTGCTGCTGTCGTTCGATTATATTTACACATCCTAATGCTCCAGACCAAAACCTGCTATAATGCCTGCTTTTATGACGGTGGTCACATGATGATCAGTGTATGAAGTGAATTTGATTGGCATGCGCTGGATGAGTCTTTCCCACACCAGAAACGTTCTACACTATATTGGCAAATGTATTGGGTCACCCGTGTAAATCATTGCATTCAGGTGTTCAAATCTCTTCCATGGCCATAGATGTTTAAACTCCAGCACCTAGGCATGCTGCAATGGCCTCTGCTGCAATAAGTTTAGTTGTGGAATGTTCTAGCTACTGAATATTCCACATGAAGCAGTAGACCACGTAAAATCGCATTGCAGGTTCAGAAGAAGCTGGGGTAAATAGTATGCAGAAGTTGCTAACTCTCTGTAAAGTTAATAGGTATACCTCCAAACATCGTATGGCAGTTAGATTTTCTCAAGAGCTTCCTCTGTATGCGCTGTTTCCTTGGCCGAGCAGTTGCATCAAAGCCATACatcaccaagtgcaatgcaaGGTGTCAGATTTAGTGGTGTAAAGCACACCGACACTGGACTGTAGAGGAGCAGAGAAGTGTTCTCTGAAGTGATAAACTATGCCTTTCTGGACGAGTCTGGGTATGGCAGAACAACACCTCATGCCTGACTGAATTTATGTGAGAGGTGAGAGGTTTGGTGCACAGGGGATAATGACGTGCTGTAGTTTTTTCAGGGGATGGGCTCGGCCTCTTAGTTCCAGTAAAATGAACTTCAACATACTAATGCATTTTGGACTATTTCATACTCCAAGCTTTGAGGGAACAGTTAGGGGATGGCCCCTTTCTGTTCCAACACCACTGTGCACCAGGGCACATAGTCCTGATCTCAACCCTATCGAACACCTTTGACATGAATTAGAGCCAGGCCTTCTCacccaacatcagtgtctgacctcaaaaGTGCCCTTCTGGAAGAATTGTCCACAAGTCccataaacacactcctaaaccttgggGAAAGTTTTACCAGAAGAGTTTAAGCTTTTGTAGCTGCCAAGGCTGAACAGACATCAAATTAAAGGATTTGACTCAAGTTCACATGTGCGTGAAAGCAAATCGTTTTGGCATTATAGTGTATTTAGACAGCAGGGGTGAACTTAGTTTTTCCATACAACCCTTGTGGACAATGTTGTGTAATTGTATATGATTGAGgttgtatttaaaacatttggtgaCTGGGTAACGTGGTAAAAAGGGTGTACCTTCTTTTCACCATGACTGCATTTACCCATACTCACCCTGCAGCTCGGGTCTCGCAGTGACGTGTATCTTACTGACCGTTTCTAACACTGACAGAAACTGCAATCCGGCTTCATCTTGAAGGTTCTGCTTCATGACCTCAAGCGTCTTCAGTGCTGGTAGCATCATGCACATATCCTGCATCCCCCTGTGGGGACTGAAATCTGAATCATCTCCTTCAGATTCCCTGTTAGCAATCACCTGGTGGGATTTGGCTCCAGCTGAGTGAGTCTGGCACTCACAGGAAGGCCCACATCTATTTTTGAAAGTTCTGAAGATCCCCTGGATGTGCTTCTCCTGCTCAAGTGGACCAAAAGGAAGAGGCTGACTGGTCACAGCTGACATGATGTACTCCTGGAAATTTCATATTTAGGATATCAACATTCAACGTTGCTATattgctggaaagtgaacctcaactccagtctcaagtgttttgcagcttctaacagctTTTCTTACAAGATTCCTCTGTATATACCTCCATTCAAATTCTCttcaattctgaccagcttccttggcCCTGCAGAAGAATACcattcccacagcatcatgctgccaccatcatattTGACAGTGGAGATGATGTGATCAGGGGGATGGGGAGTATTAGTTTACCacttgttgtggattttcttatcaaagtgagaGAGAAgtcaactcattaacaagagaaagaccgaACTTggtctttataagtttattcaaaggcattcagcatttgaagactctgtcactgagcttagtcagtgaagcagagccccgaacagaatttacagacagtatttataTCAGTATGTGGGTTTTATCTCAACTTAAGAgagtttagaaatatggcccctagaccctccccgggtcagaggtaacaaagttatttatgagggcaccgaTCTACCATCCCTTGAGATACAACACTTtagggagtgttaaccataaaactcctgataatgaatttagagcTCATCTGCTCTTAAGTAACCAAAAGACAGAGGTCAAAGAGGAGAGGGGTAAAAAGGAGGTCAGACCATTGAAaggaattttccattacacactacacacacattGAAATGTGTTGTTACCAAATGACAATATGTGAGTATGAATACTCCTTTTTCAAGGTACCTTTAATTCCCAAACATTagtttttctaatttattataTACTATTGTAAAGATCCAGATAACAAATGATTTGTTAGAAAAGGCCTTACCTcattgaatatgaatatatgcTTTACAGACAAAAGTTCCCCTCTCTGACTCAGTGTTTCTCAGAGCAGAGTCTGCTCCCTAGTAGCAATATAAACATCAATCCTGCCATAGAAGCAGCCCTGTGGCTCTTTTTGTATTAACACCATGCACTAGCACTGTTGTCTTACAGTCTAGTCCCTAGGAATACCAAACTAATGTCCTGCTTAACAGTACACCTCACATGTAAGTTGTTCGTGTCCTGAAGTGCAGGACCGTTCCAATCACATTCAGTTGTTTACTCTGCAGAATGACCAGCTTGGAAATAACTTTTTGTACATGAGcagctttaaatattttcagttctTAATGGGTGTAATAAGTTATAtgaaattcaaaatgttttgcctTTGTAGAGTGGTTTTGTTGGGGTGGTGGGTGTGTGTTTTTGGACAGGGAGGCAGAGTTCAGAAAGATAGGCTCGCAGCAGGTGGCATTGATGGAGAAATTGCCACTAGTTACAACTTTTGGAAAAGATCAAAGCAAGCCTCCAATTTCTCCATATGTAACAATCATGCAGCTTTGAATTTAGTGTTATTTCAGGAAATCATGGGGTAAAAACCAGtatgataaataaaaagtaaaaaagctaaaataccATTAAACAATCAGTTTGTGTTTGAAATAATATTGTTGTAATGTTTAACTAAGTGACAAGTTAGTGACCTATTTAACCAGCATTTTGCTGaggaaaattcagtttgaccaTTTCAAACCTCACTTTCCAAATCTCTTAAAATACTGTCTTCTAGTTGTAGCTGAGACTTTCTACCTGTTCCAAAAATCATGAACTtataaacagtgacatgaaGCAACATGCTCCAGAACCCATCCATGTGTTTGAGACAAAGCATGAAGCAACACACACTGTAAGTCGTCTTACTTTAGGATGGAGGCAGATATTTACTTTGAGAACCACGAGAACCCATTGGAGTCATTCTGTGTGAGTTAAAACATCCTTCTACAGCTGTTCAGCAGTGAAAacaatcaaaattaaaataatgtggTGGTGTTCCTGCATTCTTTTTGCCTCACGGATGATGGAAAACACTggatgataaaaataaactctAATAAAAACTACATTGTCGCATCTTCACCCAAACATTTTGATTATAAAATCATACAACATGCGTTTTACATAGCACATGTAATTGGCATGTTGAAAATTAACATGGCTTTTCATAACTTTGTTTGACTAAGTTTCACTCGTATTCCTGAAGAACATCAACGAATGAAAATGTTGTACGGCTTCAACAGctgaaatatgtaaatatgtaaaaaatagtaaaataagtAAAGGCTAGTATACAAAGCTACAATTGACTGACAGTTTTATCTCCTCTGGTCTCTCTGTGCCGTCACAGTTTTAATTGGGTTATGAGAGTAAGTCAGTGCACCTTATATCCAATTCTTTCTAGGAAATTTGCTCAGGTTCTATATCAGTtacggtggtgcagttgaaTGGAGGGAGATCCATCTCTGGATCTCCTGCAAACAGAATGGCCCTACTTGAAATGGCCCATCAGGAAGATGCCAATAGTGCCGATGAAAAATGCAAGAaccaattatttattttcctagGATGTATGTAAAatgataaattatatatttattttaaaccagaGAAAATGGAAACGTCATGAAATGAGACATTTTATGTTTGTAATCATTGTAAGGTGACTGTGTACTTACTCAAACAGCATGTGCATATGTTTTTACTGCATAAAACACCAAATTTTAAACTCATTCAGCTAAATAGGCATCAATTTAAAGGAGCTAACATTCAGGAAGTTATTCTGTTGTCTTGCAGACACTGGTATGTGTTTGGAGGAGGCCACACACTGCCTCGACACTGCTTTGGTGATGAGTGTAATGGAGCTGAGGAGCTGGCAGTGGAGTCTGTTCCCTGACAGAGTTCCCACTTAAATAGTTTCTGAGGTTGTAATGCTGTTTGGTGTCCAGGGATTCATCCTCAACAGATGAGGCAGCTTAGTAAGGACGATCTGAGGGTGACACATGCagacataaagaaaaaataggCAATTTAATGTTTACACACAGTTTAGAAATAGTGATTTGGGAAAACTCACCTTACAGACTTTGTTTGGCATAAAGTGGGAATTAGACATCCCCAAAgacatgttaaaaacatttacacagtttTGTATTGCAATGATGGTCATGGACATCACAAACAACAGGTATCTGCAGTGAAAGATTCATTACAGAAATGTATAAGAGTCAGTTTTACacttctagaattgcgccgctcaaggtggcagcaggttggagtagctctgttgcTTTTGGTTCTGATTTGCTCTGTTTTGGGAACTATTcttcttgtggtggatacagttgattttttttcgaCGATTGTCCattccggtgtcggatgctgtggaggatttttcttaatactttctatttttggacatttgttattgtcatggtatgacatccttggacttggtttgtgtttttgtgttaactgtgcctaggtttatgttttcctttattgttaattagttccacctgtcccctatgcctccttgccacacctgttcttagttcctgtgattacctgcctttgttttctccctgtatattagttggtctgtgttctttgttccccgctggttcctccatcATTATTCCAcaactatgtacacatgtaagtttttggctccactcatgtttgtacttgttggattatgttacgttttggagacctttaattaaagaaaagtctgcctcatcatgcggctgccaagctcttatctgcactttggtccgatccaaacccacAACGTGATATTAGGAACCAGCCAGTACCAGGACCAAGCAGATAGATATAAAGAGCTGAAGAAGTGGGTGacacagcaggaggaggaattGAGGAGGATTTAcggagaagaggtggagataTTACCTTCGCCcctgttgctccaggaaatggagggAGCTAGACGCCGGTATCTCCAGCCTTCATACCGGCATTCATACGGTCATTGTCGCAAGCCCTCCTCCTCACCCACAGCTAGTGAGTTGTCCACGCTCACCGCAACTTCCTCCGGGCCATTCACGCCAGATGCAGCATCGGTTGAGTCTTCAACGTCTGCAGCAACTCCAGAGTCGATAGAGTTTCCCGCTGGTTTCGGCTCCCGCCCAGGATGGCGTCGCAGCCGCAGGGCTGTTGTCTTTGGGGAGGTTCGGACTGACGCCTCCTACCCTTCTACGGAGGGTCCATCCGCCATGGTCTCCTCGCAGCTGCTTTCCGCGGAGTTGGTGGGTGGTCACCCAGCGCCCTCTGCAGGTCACCAGTCGCCGGTGCAGCCTCCAGCCCTGAATTGGGTTCAAGCCAGgctggagaaaatgaaagaggATTTCATGAAAGGCCGTTGCTGTGATTTCGTACTTCATTTAATGGATCATCCAGAGGATCTGAATCTGGTGCACTCTGTTCTTCAGGCCGAATTCATTGCGGAGGGATGGctcgacgctccagctcctctttctgctggaggtccttTCGACCCTCTTCTTGTGGCCGTTAGAGCAGCACAGAGCTCCAAGGATTATGAGTCGCAGCATGCAGCCAAGacgctggactcacagcatgcagccgggtctacagagcggCTGCatggacggaccgcctctcatcctagttcccgagtttcctgaggggtctgaggacggaccgcctcagaTCTTGGCTCTAGGACCCACTGACTGTGCTCCTGGGTAGACTGACACCACaactgactctttgcctgacacaccacaacccgactctttgcctgacacaccacagcccgactctttgcctgacacaccacagcccgaCTCTTTGCCTGATACACCACAGCCcaactctttgcctgacacaccacagcccgaCTGTGTGATGACTGACTTTTTGACTGACAATGCACCTGACGACTCTAAGCTTGGGTCCACGCCGGATGCCAGGTTcaagtctctgaggatctcGCCACGTTGCAGACCGCCTGACTCCTCGCTTAGTGGGCTTCCCGGGCATCTCTGCTGCCGGCCTTcaggcagcctgcatcctcgccgcagacctccgaggcgtctgcatcctcgccgcagacctctgAAGACCACACTTCTTGGGTTCCTCTGGCCACGTCGCCGAACTCCTGACCTTCAGCTTCTTCATTGCTGGCTTCTCCGCCActggcctccggatcatcggccTCTAAGCTGGCTATGTCGCTGCAGGCCTCCAGAACACCGGCTTCTTCGCCGCTGGCTTCGACGCTGCCGGCctctgttgctgacactgcatgtgatgccatcagctcagttgttgctaagctacatacacaaaaccccaatgcttttgtggcagtttctggtgattttaaccatgcttcactctctgctacacttccaatgtttcaacagtttgtcagctgctctaccagaaaaaacaaaacattggatttgttttatgcaaatgtcaaggactcatacatctctacagcaagacctcctctaggcaaatcagatcacaatcttgttttctctgctcgaaatataagccccttgttcagaggcaacctgtaataaagaggactgtgagaaaatggtcacaggaagctgaagaagctctgcaaggttgctttgaggctacagactgggacgcactgtgccagacACATGGAGAGGatatcaatgccatgactgagtgtgtaaccgactatataaacttctgtgtggataacatcatccccaccagaaccgtgagatgcttccccaataacaaaccttggatcaccagtgacccgAAGGACctacttaacaagaaaaaaagagccttcagagagagagacagataattattgaagagtttacagaagcaacttaaagtcaagataagagacagcaaggaggtgtacaagaagaagctggggAGCAAGCTCTAGCAAAACAATaccagagatgtgtggacagggatgaagaagatcacaggcttcaagca
This genomic interval from Girardinichthys multiradiatus isolate DD_20200921_A chromosome 6, DD_fGirMul_XY1, whole genome shotgun sequence contains the following:
- the LOC124870561 gene encoding phospholipid scramblase 2, with amino-acid sequence MSAVTSQPLPFGPLEQEKHIQGIFRTFKNRCGPSCECQTHSAGAKSHQVIANRESEGDDSDFSPHRGMQDMCMMLPALKTLEVMKQNLQDEAGLQFLSVLETVSKIHVTARPELQGPQCVSSRIYSITTGSSKSQMFVVVEESSCVRVQCCVPAQACSLKGFDCQGRQVFYFQRVDVCCFGCCLMEIRVYSPQKHLIGTVCQRWSMFTPLLEVCDPEGASRIQIQGPFCCFSNQQFQIVSNIGEQIGTIWKKWPGFSDDRNMDHEYSGVEVLQSLEPHTKLLLLAGTFLLAHMKLLLV